A single window of Pseudomonas benzenivorans DNA harbors:
- a CDS encoding fumarylacetoacetate hydrolase family protein has translation MPSPLLLTPENTLPVDGLRGTLIGRAWIPGEVAGPSPVLLREDGVYDLTGLAPTLSGLLELPDLLTRLHESTGRRIASVAELLANSGSLRNPALPSLLAPADLQVIKAAGVTFAASMLERVIEERAGGDPQSAEAIRGKVRAVIGDNLASVQPGSESAQRLKTLLIEQGLWSQYLEVGIGPDAEIFTKAPVLAAVGSGSEIGIHPGSAWNNPEPEVVLVVNSRGTVLGATLGNDVNLRDFEGRSALLLSKAKDNNGSCAIGPFIRLFDDSFSLDDVRECVVELRVEGEDGFVLDGSSSMAQISRDPLDLVEQTLNRNHQYPDGFLLFLGTLFAPTEDRGQPGGGFTHKLHDRVSIGSAKLGVLHNRVNRSDEVAPWTFGLRDLIGNLGARRLL, from the coding sequence GTCCGCTGCTGCTCACTCCTGAAAATACCCTTCCCGTCGATGGCTTGCGGGGCACCCTGATCGGCCGCGCCTGGATTCCCGGCGAGGTCGCCGGCCCGTCGCCGGTGCTGCTGCGCGAGGATGGCGTGTACGACCTGACGGGGTTGGCGCCGACCCTCAGCGGCCTGCTGGAACTGCCCGATCTGCTGACCCGCCTGCACGAGTCGACCGGCCGACGCATCGCCAGTGTCGCCGAGCTGCTGGCCAACAGCGGCAGCCTGCGCAACCCGGCGCTGCCGAGCCTGCTGGCGCCGGCGGATCTACAGGTGATCAAGGCGGCCGGGGTGACCTTCGCCGCCAGCATGCTCGAGCGGGTGATCGAGGAGCGCGCCGGCGGCGACCCACAGAGCGCCGAGGCCATTCGCGGCAAGGTGCGCGCGGTGATCGGCGACAACCTGGCCAGCGTCCAGCCGGGCTCCGAGAGCGCGCAGCGGCTCAAGACGCTGCTGATCGAGCAGGGCCTGTGGTCGCAGTACCTGGAGGTGGGCATCGGCCCGGACGCCGAGATCTTCACCAAAGCGCCGGTGCTGGCGGCAGTCGGCAGCGGCAGCGAGATCGGTATCCATCCCGGCTCGGCCTGGAACAACCCGGAGCCCGAGGTGGTACTGGTGGTCAACAGCCGCGGCACGGTTCTCGGCGCTACCCTGGGCAACGACGTCAACCTGCGCGACTTCGAAGGGCGCAGCGCGCTGCTGCTGAGCAAGGCCAAGGACAACAATGGCTCGTGCGCGATCGGCCCCTTCATCCGTCTGTTCGACGACAGCTTCAGCCTCGATGATGTGCGCGAGTGCGTGGTCGAGCTGCGGGTCGAGGGGGAGGACGGCTTCGTTCTCGACGGCAGCAGTTCCATGGCGCAGATCAGCCGCGATCCGCTGGACCTGGTGGAGCAGACGCTGAACCGCAATCACCAGTACCCGGACGGTTTCCTGTTGTTCCTCGGCACCCTCTTTGCCCCCACCGAGGATCGCGGTCAGCCGGGCGGTGGCTTCACCCACAAGTTGCACGATCGAGTCAGCATTGGCAGCGCCAAGCTGGGCGTGCTGCACAATCGGGTCAACCGCAGCGACGAAGTGGCGCCCTGGACCTTCGGCCTGCGCGATCTGATCGGCAACCTCGGTGCGCGCCGCCTGCTCTAG
- the araD1 gene encoding AraD1 family protein produces MRLIQFENEQGQRHVGVVGGERIGVVKGVATTRELALLAIRNGHDLIAEIERLGVEPGPLYAELLEQRRVLAPLDHSDPAHCLVSGTGLTHLGSASTRDKMHQQAEAQQAEGKLTDTMQMFQWGMAGGRPAAGNAGAQPEWFYKGDGGIVVRPGEDFPVPDFAEDFGEEPELTGLYVVAEDGQPYRIGFALGNEFSDHVTERKNYLYLAHSKLRFCSFGPEMLIGELPRHLSGISRIRRGDQVLWEKEFLSGEDNMCHTLENLEYHHFKYRQFLRPGDVHVHFFGTATLSFADGVKAQPGDTFEVSLDAFGEPLRNGIHVQAPGVAVGGVRPL; encoded by the coding sequence ATGCGGTTGATTCAATTCGAGAACGAACAAGGCCAGCGCCATGTCGGTGTTGTTGGTGGCGAACGCATCGGTGTGGTCAAGGGGGTTGCTACCACCCGTGAGCTGGCGCTGCTAGCTATTCGCAACGGTCACGACCTGATCGCCGAGATCGAGCGACTGGGCGTTGAGCCCGGCCCGCTGTATGCCGAGCTGCTCGAACAGCGTCGCGTGCTGGCACCGCTGGATCACTCCGATCCAGCGCACTGCCTGGTATCCGGCACCGGCTTGACTCATCTCGGTAGCGCTTCGACCCGCGACAAGATGCATCAGCAGGCCGAAGCACAGCAGGCCGAAGGCAAGCTCACCGACACCATGCAGATGTTCCAGTGGGGCATGGCCGGTGGTCGGCCAGCAGCTGGCAACGCAGGCGCCCAGCCGGAGTGGTTCTACAAGGGCGACGGCGGCATCGTCGTGCGACCCGGCGAGGACTTCCCGGTCCCTGATTTCGCCGAAGACTTCGGTGAGGAGCCAGAGCTGACCGGTCTGTACGTGGTCGCCGAGGATGGCCAGCCGTACCGCATTGGTTTCGCCCTCGGCAACGAATTTTCCGACCACGTCACCGAGCGCAAGAACTACCTGTACCTGGCTCATTCAAAGCTGCGTTTCTGCTCCTTCGGTCCAGAGATGCTGATAGGCGAACTGCCCCGTCACCTGTCCGGCATCAGCCGTATCCGCCGTGGCGACCAGGTGCTCTGGGAAAAGGAGTTCCTTTCCGGCGAGGACAACATGTGCCATACCCTGGAGAACCTCGAGTACCACCACTTTAAGTACCGCCAGTTCCTGCGTCCGGGCGACGTCCATGTGCATTTCTTTGGCACCGCGACCTTGTCCTTCGCCGATGGTGTCAAGGCGCAACCGGGCGACACTTTCGAGGTCAGTCTGGATGCCTTTGGCGAGCCGCTTCGCAATGGTATTCACGTGCAGGCGCCCGGCGTTGCCGTCGGGGGCGTGCGCCCGCTGTGA
- a CDS encoding LysR family transcriptional regulator: MIASLPSIVSRLRLKQLRLLIALDEQGSLHRAAEQVAISQPGATKALHEIETTFGTSLFTRTSQGLTPNDLGRCVIRYARLIHSDLAHLREEMLGIVQGHGGRLSVGLIMGAVPLLMRALTRLRDKQPELSVEIVEDTSARLLSLIDQGRLDLAICRSSVSRRPDAYDCLSLHEEQLVLVAHPNHPLAGAEQLELAQLGGCRWVVYPTNMPMRLLLEREFSQAGLEFPRYPLETASTFTLLSLLQQDRQLVALMPREVAQFSEGFGMIRRLPLQLRSRSEPYGVLSRHGSPLSPPAQLLLEELQRDTTP; encoded by the coding sequence ATGATCGCGTCCCTACCCTCCATCGTCTCGCGCCTGCGCCTGAAGCAACTGCGCCTGCTCATCGCCCTCGACGAGCAGGGCTCCCTGCACCGTGCGGCCGAACAGGTGGCGATCAGCCAACCAGGCGCCACCAAGGCGCTGCACGAAATCGAGACCACCTTCGGCACCAGCCTGTTCACCCGCACCAGCCAGGGGCTGACGCCTAACGACCTGGGCCGTTGCGTGATCCGCTACGCGCGGCTGATCCATAGCGATCTGGCGCACCTGCGCGAAGAAATGCTTGGCATCGTTCAGGGCCATGGCGGACGCCTGTCCGTGGGGCTGATCATGGGGGCCGTGCCGCTGCTGATGCGCGCCCTGACGCGCCTGCGCGACAAGCAGCCGGAGCTGTCGGTGGAAATAGTCGAGGACACCAGCGCGCGCCTGCTCAGCCTCATCGACCAAGGCCGCCTGGATCTGGCCATCTGCCGCAGCAGCGTCAGCCGGCGGCCGGACGCCTACGACTGCCTGAGCCTGCACGAGGAACAGCTGGTACTGGTGGCGCACCCCAATCACCCGCTGGCCGGCGCCGAGCAGTTGGAGCTGGCGCAGCTCGGCGGCTGTCGCTGGGTGGTTTACCCGACCAACATGCCGATGCGCCTGCTGCTGGAGCGCGAGTTCAGCCAGGCCGGCCTGGAGTTCCCGCGCTATCCGCTGGAGACCGCCTCGACCTTCACCCTGCTGAGCCTGCTGCAGCAGGACCGGCAGCTGGTGGCGCTGATGCCGCGCGAGGTGGCGCAGTTCAGCGAGGGCTTCGGCATGATCCGTCGCCTGCCGCTGCAACTGCGTTCGCGCAGTGAGCCCTATGGTGTGCTCAGCCGCCACGGCAGCCCGCTGTCGCCCCCCGCACAACTGCTGCTGGAGGAGCTGCAGCGGGACACCACGCCCTAG